The candidate division WOR-3 bacterium genomic interval GGGGACAAGGGGGGAGCGCAGCAGTATCCGCTCAAATGGTTTCAACCTGCCCCAGTATAGTGCCTTCTGGCCCTTTGATGCGAGGGTATCCTTGCACTCGAACCGAAAATTTACATTTGTTATATCCTCACCGACCACTTCGATATTGCGTGGGTCGGCTGTCCCGAGATTCATCTGCTGGGCAAGATTCAGGAATTTCAGTTTTAAAGGATCAAATCCCATGAGTTTCGCCGCGACGGCGTCGACAGCGACCGGGTCACCACCCGCTAATAGGTAGTTTTTAATTACCGGTTCCATAACACGTGGGCCGGCACCGTTGCCGGCTATAGTGCCGTCGGTCAGGCAGAAGATACCTGGATGAATTTCCCGCTGAATCTGGAGCAGATCGACCAGGGCTTCGTGTATTACTGAGTGTGTCCAGTGGCGGTTATCATTGAGCAGACCACCGAAGGCGTTCTTCATCGCACCGGTTATTGTTGTGAAGACATGGGTCTTCAGGGTGGGAAGGTGGAAGGCGTTCTTTCCGATAAAGAGTTTAGGTATATCAATTCTGCCGCCGTATACTTTGTCGAGGACGAGCATCTTCGCCTTCGGCCGGTAATTTATCCACTCTACATCGGGTTCATACAGATAGACAAAATTCAAGCGATGTTTTTTCATCACGGAACTCAGGTGGTTGTTGTCTGCTCCGAGTTTTGGATTTATGACGACGGTCCGATTCTGGGCAGGGATGAATTTCCGATACCCCCTTTTTTTCAATGAACCTACGACACCGTCAAGCTGCCACGGCGTTGTGGAACACGCCGGGTACCAGAAATGCCAGCTTATATTTATCTTCAGAATCGTCGGTATATCACGGGGCAGGAATTTTTCCACTTCTGCGAGTCCCAGTATCCGATCGATATCATCGAGTACAGTCGTCGGCTTTGTCTTTACAACAGCGACTTTGGCTTTCATCTTTTTGTTCGCGGTTTGCAGATGATTTCTCTTACTTCAAAGTTGAAAAAGTCTTTTCCGTGTTCGGGCCGGCAGACGATTGCGGTGTCAGCTCCTTCATTGGCACCGCCGATAGAGATTATTTCTTTATTATACGGAATAAGCCCGGCGTCGAGTGCCATAACAGCGATTTCAATCGCTACCTTGACTCCCTGTCCGAAGATACGGAGGGTGTTTGCAGTGAGTTCATCGACTTCAAGACCCCCAAATTTCAACCTTACGGCACGGCCGACCCCGCCGAAGAAATGGGTTCCTGTATATACTGCTGCACCTTTATCCTGAAGATATTTTATCGTCCTTCTGTTCATTTCGCATTTTCCCGGTTCAGAGAAGCCGGCTTGATGAGTTACCACGATGATCTTCGCGTTCTTTGTTTTACGGAGCAGTGCCCTGGCAGTATAACCACTGCACGATGCAACGACGAAATGGTGGACCTTTAATTGCTTTGCCCGTTTTACGGCCAATTCAATGGTCTTTGCAGTATTATGTCTTCCCGGTTTTTCCCAGTAGAAGACTTCATATTTCATGATTTCCTCCTTGCCTGACGTTGTGGCTAATTATAGCCAATTGATGTAGGACGTCAAGCATCTGCTTTTCTTTTCCAGCGCCGCTCCGTTTCACCGTTTCTCCCATTCTCCGCTTCTCCGTTTCACCGTTTCACCCATTCCTCCTCGCCCCATGCTCTATGCCCTTCGCCCTCGCCTCTTCGCTACCCAGCATCCAGGAATTGAAGAATGAAGATTCGACCCCATCTCGTTTTCAGCGCCAAAGGCGGTGTTAACTCAAAGATAAAACTGGACTGGGTTAAAAGATAAAACTGGACTATTTTGTTTTGAAATTACGGTACAAAAGGTGTGCTGAGCATAGCAAAAGATAAAACTGGACTGAATTAAAAGATAAAACTGGACTATTTTTTGTATTTTAAGCGTTTAGATATTGGTTTTTCAGGTTTTGTAATAGATCACTT includes:
- a CDS encoding DUF362 domain-containing protein is translated as MKAKVAVVKTKPTTVLDDIDRILGLAEVEKFLPRDIPTILKINISWHFWYPACSTTPWQLDGVVGSLKKRGYRKFIPAQNRTVVINPKLGADNNHLSSVMKKHRLNFVYLYEPDVEWINYRPKAKMLVLDKVYGGRIDIPKLFIGKNAFHLPTLKTHVFTTITGAMKNAFGGLLNDNRHWTHSVIHEALVDLLQIQREIHPGIFCLTDGTIAGNGAGPRVMEPVIKNYLLAGGDPVAVDAVAAKLMGFDPLKLKFLNLAQQMNLGTADPRNIEVVGEDITNVNFRFECKDTLASKGQKALYWGRLKPFERILLRSPLVPWSYFASRVFHDFYWYNVFGKAIVKKFLNTSWGKLFQAYK